The Candidatus Binataceae bacterium genomic sequence AGCGGCAACCCCCACGATAGGCAGCTCCGTATCGACCAGCAGGCTTAGCCAGTAGAGGGTCTCTTCCAGATGCGAACTGCCTTCCAGCCAGATCGCGCCTGCATATCGCCCGCTTGCGAGGGCGCCTTGGACTACGTTGACAACCCGGGCCATCGCGCCCGGCGGTGGAAAAGTGCCGTTGGGAAAGTAAGGGAAATAATCGCGTCCCGAGCGCTCGCCGCGCAGGGTGTATCCCGCCGGCGGAAGCGCCCGTACGAAGTCGAAGTCCGCGATCCGCGCCAGGGTATTTCCCTCACCCTGCGAATTGCGGCCGCTGATGGAGCGGTCGATCTCCTCGAACAGGCGCGAGGCATCCGGGTAAAAGCTCTGCCGGCCGCCACCCTGGGGGTCGTGCAAATCGCTTTGCTCGAAGGGCGTGCCTTGGGGTGTACCGTTGGCGCGCCGAGCCACATAGGGCAGCAGGAGTGGCCCATCCTCGGGCCGCAATTCGGCCTCCCAGTAATCCAAGCCGTTATCGTGATAAACCTCGCGTGCGTCCTGTTCGAGGGGATGAGCCGAGAACTTTTCAATCTTGATTTTGACCGGCTCGTACAGCCGTTGTGGTACCAGGTGATCGAAGCGGCCCTCCAATTGGCGCTCGTGCGCCAAGCGGCCCTGATTACTGGTTACCAGCAGCGGCGAATTGGCCACCGTGGAACGAGGCCCCGAGAAGACCGCGATGCGTGGTTTGCTCATAGCCGATGTGGGAGGCTATACCACGATCGTCCTGAGTCCCTCAAATCGCGAACCAGGTCCGAACGTGCGATGGTGGCAAATATGCTTCAATTTGCCGCTGACCATCTACGGGCGGTTTGTGGTAAAAGATAATTTCTACCAAGTTGCCACCCGCACTAATCCTGGCAACACGGGGCAAGGGCATGAGCGACCAGGCGCGCGAAAAGAACATCGCCGAAATCAAGCAATCGCTGCGCGAGCGGCTCAAGGGTGCCAAGGCCCCCTTCGCGGTGACCGACGAGGTGGTGGCCAGCGCGGCAATCGAGCGACTAACCAGCCGCGACGGAGAGCATTGGGGCAGCGTGTGGGAAGCAGCGGGCGATGGTCTGTATGAGGCCGCCTGTGCGCATGAGGCCGCCGGTCGTCGCGAGCAGGCGCGCGAAGCATTCCTCAAGGCCTACGGGCTCTACCAGACTGGCCGCTACCCGGTGCCCAACCATCCCAAAAAGCTGGCTTGCTACGAAAAATCCTTGCGCAGCTTTATCAGGGCCGGGATTTACTTCGATCCGCCGTTGGAAGCGATCGAACTACCTTTCCCGGGTCGTGCCGGAGAAGGCAGCCGGCTACCCGTTCATGTCCGCCGCCGGCGTGGCGCGAAGCAGCCGGTCTTGCTGCATTGGGGCGGGATCGATGGCTGGAAGGAGGAGGGCCATCCCATCAGCGAGTTGTTCCTGGCGCAGGGCTTCGCCACGGTTGCGCTGGACATGCCCGGCACTGGCCAAGCTCCGTTGCCCGGTTCGCTTGACGCGCAACGGCAGTTTGTCACGGTGCTGGATTGGATCGCCACTCAAGCCGAGTTTGATCCCAGTCGCGTCGCGATTTTGGGCCGCTCCTACGGCGGCTACTGGGCAACCAAGGTTGCTCACTGCTATCCGGAACGGGTCGCGGCCGCGGTCAATTGGGGCGGCGGTGTCCACCACTTTTTCCAGCCGCAATGGGTGATGAAATCGCAATTCGCCGACAGTTACCTGATGGATCTGGCGGCCGCCCGCGCGCGCAGCGTGGGCGCGTCGAGCTCCGCCGAATACGCCGAGCGGGTTAAGGCCTTTTCCCTGCTGGAGCAGGGTGTCTTGGACCGCAACCATGCTCCGATCTTGGTGGTCAACGGGCGCGATGATCGCCAAGTCCCGGTGGAAGACGTCTATTTGCTGCTTGAACATGGCGAGCCCAAGGCCGTGCGCTTATTTCCCGGCGGCCACATGGGACATACCCCGCAGACCTTGCCCACGATCGTCAACTGGATCCGCCATACTGCCGGCGCCTGATCGGGCGTAATAAGTGCTCTGCGTGAGGTTCGGGGGCTTCGCGCAGGGAATTTCGACTAGCGACTTCAGTCACGCGCTCCCAATACCTGCACGGAGGCAGCGATGGCTACTGTTGAGTGTTGCGGCCCGCTCGCTTTGTTTGCGCTTGTTGCTGGCCTCTATTGCTGTACCAGCCAACCTCCGCTCGGCAAGTTGCCTCCCGCCGACGTAAACGGTATCTGGGAAGGACAGAGCCGGGTGACCAATTGCGGCATCACCTTAGGCGGAATTGCCGAGCGCTGCAACGCGGTCAACTCGATAAGCTTGACCTTGAGCCAAAACGGCAGCCAGCTCATCGGCGCCTACCATTGCTCCTTCGGTAACATTATATGCCGCAACGGCGGTGCCGATGACGTCGGTCGTATTTATTCGGGCTGGATTGTCGGCGACGCGGTCTTCGTCACTATCGACATCCTTGCCGATGGTTCGGACTGCCGCTTCAGCGGCCACGCTGCCGGTGCGCGGCTATCAGGAGGATATCGCTGCTATCAAAGCGGCGGCTTGGTCGAAGAAGGAATTTTCGAGACTAATCGGCTCGGTGGCTGAGGACAAAAGCCAAGGCGGACTCCACTGGGAGCCATGCGTTGCTCGGCTCCAGCGGGCCAAACCCGCGAATGACCGCGGGCGCGCGCGAAAAGTCGTGCGCGCCCAGCGAGATGATGAGACTTATTGCAGCCTGCAGACCACGGTCTGCGAGCGTCCCTCTGCCGTTCCCAGCAAGCGAATCTGAGTGGCCGTGTTACTGACGATACCGCCCAGGGTCATGGCGAGAGGACAGCTCTTGGATGAGGCGGAGGGTGTCAGATAGCCTGTAGTATTATCCGCGTTGACACAGATTGTGCCGCTGATGCTCTGCTGGGAAAAGTCGTTGTAGGTCGTGCCCGAGCTCTGATTACTGTTGCTGGCAGAGGAGCCGTTAAGCGTGCCCCCTCCTGCGGTCAAAACGATAACACCAACTTCTACCGTATTGTCGCTGTGTGCAGTTACTTCCGTACATCCGTAGGTGCCATTAACTAGCTCGAAGTTACCCTGCGAGGCGCAGGTAGGAAGGGGGCTGGGGCATGTTTGCTGGGCCTGCGCCATGCCCAGGCCAAGCATAAACATCACGACCACGAGAATTGGAATTAGCTTTGCCATATCGCGACTCCGAATTGGGGTCCTTTTTCCTGTTTGTTGATTCAGATGACTGGCCATCGGACCGTCAGTTGAGCAACGGCATGAAAGCGCCGGCCCCCGAGGTTGCCGGAGTCGGGCCTGGGGTCGGCCCTCCGCTGGCGGTGGCGGTTGGGGTCGCCGTGCTAGTGCTGGTCGAAGTACTGGTGCCGCTTGAGGTGGGCGCCTGGGTTGGCCCTTGCGTGGGCGCTTGGGTTGGTCCCTGTGTTGGTGCTTGCGTGGGCGCTTGAGTTGGCCCCTGCGTAGGTTTTTGAGTAGGCGCCTGGGTCGGGACTGCGGTCGGCGTGGCAATTGGGGTCGGGATCGCGGAGGATTTGCTCGAACCGTTGCTGCAACCCGCGAGCAACCCGACGAATGCGGCGGCGCAAGCCGCCGTTGATATCGTGATTAGTCGTGACAAGGGCTGAACCTCGCTAGGTTACTGTTTGTTACAGACAAGCGCCGAGGCGTTGTTCTCGGTCGTGTCGATCAAGCGTACTTCGGTCTTGCCGTTGTCGATCACCAGCGCCATTGCACAGCCGCCGCCGCTGGGGAAGACGTAGCCGGTGTCGTTGGTATTCAGACAGTAAGTGCTGCCCGGTAGCGCGGCGAAGTCCGAATAAGTAGTCGAACTCGAGCCGTTGTTGTTGTTCGCTTGGGAGCCCGTGATGCTCCCTGCGCCGTTGCTGGTCACGGTGACCACCCCACTGCTGACCCGCCCCGTGGGGTTCACACTAACGACTGTACAGATGAATGTTCCGCTCAGATCGGCTGGGTTTCCGTTGGTGTCGCAGGTGGGCACAGAGCTGGGGCAAGTCGACTGAGCCCAGACCGGGCCGGTGCTCCACGGCAAGGCGAGGGCGGCGACCAAACCTAAAACAAAAACGTTCGCTTTTATCATGCGCTTTCCTCTGCGAGGCCGCCTCTTTCTGGCCTCCGCATTGTTTAGATTAAGATAAGTGCCAGATTCAAAATATAACTGTCAAGAGATTAACTAAAATTCAGTTAATATTGAATTTTGGGTATTTAATTTGAATAATGTTAAATTATTTTAAATTTCCTTTTATCAGTGGATTCGAGATAACAGCTGATTATTTTTGCTCAAATTAGGGTCTGTGAGGCGTAACATGCTCTTGCTACATGACAAGTTTGCGGGCTTGGTGACCTAGGTTCGGCGCAAATGGCGAGTAAAAGCGAGCTAAAAAAGCTCAGTAAAGTTTCGACGCCAGTCCGTACCTTAGGGCAAGCTTCAATCCGAAACCGCAGCGACCCTTGCTGAAGTTGTAAGTACCCGACTTGAGGCAAAATGCTCAGTCTCCCGCCACTTTCGACGGAAAAAGGTTGGGATGGGCGTTGGTGGGATTGAGGCTGGTTAGCCCTTTGCGGCGGCTTCGTGCTCAGCCCGTGCTTGACACCGCAGCGGCTTGCTCAACGATTTCTTGGTTCGCGTCTCCTAAATAAGTGGAGCGCTTCGCGGTCATGGAAAGCTGTAGCGGCTTAGTGGGCGGTGCCGCCGCTCGTCGCGCGGCAGGATCCGGCTACGGTGGGGTCGAACTAGCCGTCACCGTCAGTTTGAATATCGCCCCAATGTTTGGAACCAACACCAGTGGCGGTTGCATGAACGTGGTGGTTCCCGATTAGGCTTCGACCTCACGGATGTAAACCGCGATGCCGGCGGTCGCCTCGATCTCGGCGACGGAGAAAAGATCCGGATTCGAAAAGGTTAGGGCCACCGAATTGATCGCCAGTGTCTGACCGGTATCGTTGCTTGTGGTGAATGGCCCGGCTGGAGGCCAGTGCCCCATTACGGGGCGCTGGCCTTGGGCGAAGCAATGGTGAGGCTTAGGCTACGCGGGCGCGCCCGCGAAACCTTCGGCGCTGCCGTGCAGGATCGCGTTAAAGCGGCGGTTGGCCAGATACAGGCGCTGTGCTTCGTCGTCGGTTACAGCGGCTCGGCGCAAATCGCGCCGGCGAATCTGCCATACCCCACCCACCATCGGATGGCGCCCCTGACGATAGCTGAAAAAGTAATACAGGAATTGGCGCAGCACCGAGCGCCGCGCTTCGGCTGACAAGCCCCGTCCACCGGCTACGGTGAAGATGGTGTGGAGCAAGCGGGCAGGGGAATAAAAGCGTTTGAAGGCCTCGGTATAGGCATTGAACCACAGATAGCGGTCCATTCGATCGTGCTTGAGGGTGACATGCTGAGAGTCGAGGTTGTTGAAGTCCCAGTCGATAATTTCGCCTTCGCGCGCATAGCGGATCTGATCTTCGGTGCCCGGCAGCGGCGTCATGATGAAGAAGGACACGATATCGAACCCGAGCTGCTTGAGCATCCGAGCCGCGATCTTGCCGCAGTCGGGGCCGTCGAAGGGGAAACCTAGCATGTAGCCGGCGTGCACCGAAATTCCTACCTTGTGCCAGTTATCGACCACCCGGCGATATTTGTTGAGCAGCCGGGCGCGCGACTCCTCGGCCGCCAAGCGGTGGTTGCGGTCCTCGGTGTTTTGGTACTTGGTAGCATGGTTGAGATTTTCGGGATTGAGCGACTCGATCCCGACGAAGGCCTGATAACAGCCCGCGCGCGCCGCCAGTTCGACGAAACGCTGGCTGCGGGCATGTTTGGCGCTGCTCTTCTCGTCTTCGGCGACGTTGGCAAAACACGATGCGTCGACGTCCACCTGCATCATGAAGGATAGGCGCGGAAATTCTTTCTTGACTTCCACCATCCCGGTTAGGATTTCGTCCCAGCGCGGGCTGCGAAAAAAATCGTCATCGACCAGGAACAACGAATCGATGCCATGGTTGAAGACCGCGTCGCGCACCCAGGCAACGACCGCTTTGGGGTCGCGCGAGCGCATCGTACGCCCCATCACGTTCTTCACCGAGCAGTAGGAGCAGGTAAAGGGACAGCCACGCGAGGTGTCCAAGGTGGTCTGGGTATCGTTGAAGAAGCGGGTCAGGTAGCGATCATTGACCATCGGCAACTGGGCATCCGTGATCACCGGCACTAGGATATCGCCAGTGCCGGTCTTGGCACGAATTCCCTCGCTCACCGAATAGTTGGGCTTGAGCTGGCCATCCAGAAAGTCCTCGATCAGGTCGCACCAGTAGTTCTCGGCTTCGCCCACCGCGGTGGAGACTCCGCAGCTATGCAAAAAGTCGCGCGACTGCGGATAACCACTGACGTGGAAGCCGCCCATCACGGTCGTGATGCCCTGGGCTACGAACTGCAGCGCCACGTCGCGCCCGCGCGGATACTGGTTGGATTGGACCCCCGAAATGCCGACCAGCAATTCGACCCCGTCTTCACGCGCTTTGTCCCGAATCGCGGCGATCGTTTCCGGCCCGATCGCGCCGTCGCAGATCTCATCCCAGATGACAGTTTCCAGATGAACATTGCGCTTGCTACCGAAGTTACGGTTGTAGGAGTCGTTAAGCGCAGCTAGCACCGTCAAGGTGTTATTGGGCTGCACTCCCCAGCGATAAAATTGAACGTAACCGTTATCGTCGTAGCGCGAGGGCTTGATGAAATAAACCCTCACGGTACGGCACGGTTCAGGAGTCAGACTGCCGGTGGCGGTCGAACCGGCTCTGGCGGTGAGTTGAGTGAAAGGCCGCGAATTGGCATTGCCGTAACGGTTACGGCCCAAGATTAGATAACCCAAGCCGATTGCAGCTGCGAGAAGAGAAACTGTAATCATTAAAACATGCATTGCTAACTTCCTTCGCCTGAAGCTCCGGCACGGTCGCGCGGTTGGTTCAAGCCCTCCGCCAAGCCTCCTAACCGACTGGTCAAGTCTGGTATTGTGGTTACCCTAACACGAGGCGGGGGTCAATCGCTTCATCATGGTGCTGCTGTCCAAGGTCTTTGGAGTCGCCCCGCGGGGGAAGACCACAAACGGCGACTAACGGTACATTTCCACCAGATTTATCAGATCCAGATCGCGGTAGCGTTCAATTAAGTAACCCTTGATTTTTTGCACAGTGGCCATTTCCAGCACGTCGTGAGCGATCAGTCGAGCGGTGGCGTAGTCTACCTTGCGCACAATTTCGCGAACCACCGGGATAAATAGCGGACTAAGGCTAAGCTCGGTCAACCCCATCCCGATCAGCACCAACGTGGCCATTGGGTCGCTAGCCATCTCGCCGCAGATGCAAACTTCCTTGGCGGCCTGAAGGCCTACGTTGTAGACGTGAGAAATGGCGGCCAGGACGGCGGGGTGCAGCGGTTCGTAGAGCTGAGCAACCTTGGGGTTGTTACGGTCGGCAGCCAGCAGGTACTGGATCAGATCATTGGTCCCGATCGAGAAGAAATCGACCTCGTGAATCATCCTGGGCGCCAGCCAGACCGCGGCCGGAACCTCGATCATGGCTCCCACTGGCAGGCTGGGGTTATGCTCGATCCCCTCGCGATAGAGCTCGGACTGGGCCTCGGTCAGCAGCTCGCGCGCTTGGCGCAATTCCTCCAAGCTGGAAATCATGGGAAACAGCAGGCGGACGTTGTGACGCGCGGCGGCGCGCAGAATGGCGCGCAGTTGCGCCTTGAAGATGGCTGGCATCTCCAAGGAAACCCGAATCGAGCGCCATCCTAAAAACGGATTGTCCTCGCGCGGTACGCGCATATACGAGGGATATTTATCTGCCCCCAGGTCCAGTGTGCGGATAGTCACCGGGCGGCCTCCCACCGGCCGCAGCAGCCGGCTATAGAGCGCCACTTGCTCGTTTTCGTCAGGGAAATCTTCGTAGGTCAGGAAAGAAAACTCCGAGCGAAACAGGCCGATGCCTTCAGCGCCATAGCGCAAGGCCATTTGCACGTCGTTTTGGAGCGCGATATTGGCTTGCAGATGGACCTGATGGCCGTCAGGGGTGACGGTCGGCTCGTTAGGCTTGGTATTGAGCGCTTGGCGGAAGTCGGCGTACTGGCGAGCGAGCCGATCGTACTCGCGCTGCACGTCGCCGGCGGGCTTAATGTAGAGTGCGCCGGTGTTGCCATCCAGTACCAGGTCGTCGCCTTCGCTGACGGCCTCCATCAAATGCTCGATTCCCACCACTGTGGGAATCTCGAAGGAGCGCGCCAGGATGGCGGCATGTGAGGTGGCGCCGCCCGATTGCAGTGCGATCCCCACCAGGTTTTGATGGGAGAGTAGAGTCAGATGGGAAAGGGTCAGCTCCTCGGCGACCAAGATCGTGGGCCGAGCGAAGGGGGTGCGGCTGTCCTCGCGCCGCAGATGGCGCAGCAAGCGATGGCCAACGTCGCGAAAGTCCGCCGCTCGTTCGCGAAGATAGCCGTCCGCCATCGCCAGCATCGAAGCGCTGATCTCGTCGATTACTCGAAACAGTGCGCTTTCGGCGGTATAGCCCGATTCGATTGCCTGGCGGATGCGGGTCACGAACTCCTCATCCTCCAAAATCAGGCGATGGGCATCGAAGATTTTGAGCTCCGATTCCGGCATCAGGGCCGCCATCCGCACCCGCAACGCGTCCAGCTCTCCTCGGGCGCGGCTGAGGCCGTCCTCCAGCCGGCGAATTTCTGCGGCGTGATTAGTGGAGCGTTGGTTTACATCGATGGTGTTTAGAAAGGTACCCACCTGGTGGGCGACACCGTGACCAAACCCGGGGGAAACGCCTAAGCCAACCAACCGCGGGCGGCGAATTTTGATGGGCGTGCTCAGGCGCGTCTGCCCGCCCACCTTCTCGTAGCCCTTGAGCTGGCGCGTGGCTTCGATCATGCGCCGGCGATATTCGTCGCGCTCCTTCTCCTTGGTGGCCAGGCTCTGGCGCAGGCGGAAATTGGTCATCATCTGCGCCAGTTGACTGCCGGCGGCCTTGAGCAGGCGCACATCGGTGGCGGAGAAGCGCCGTTTGCGCAAAGTTTGGACGACCAGCACTCCCAGCGGATCGCCACCTGGGCCGGGCACCGGAACGCCAAGAAAGGAATGATAGCGTTCCTCGCCGGTCTCGGGGAAATACTTGTAGCGGGGATGGCTTATCGCGTCGACCACGGTTACCGGAGCCATGGTCTCGATCGCCAACCCGACCAAGCCCTCGTCGATTTGCATTGACACCTTACCCACCGAGTCGCGATCCAGGCCGACCGTGGCCCGCAACACCAAGCGTTTCTGCGCCGGATCGAGCAGGTAAAGCGAGCAGACCTCGGTCTCCATCCCGGCCGCGATGGCCTCGACGGTGGCGTCCAAAGCCTCGCGCAAATCGGAGACTGAACCCGCCACCGAGGTGATGTTTTCAATTAACGAGAGCCGTTCGCCGGCGCCTGCCATGGATAAGGAAGCCTTAAGAAATGCTTAATTCTAACCTAGCACCCCCTTGTAGCCAACAGCGGGCAAGAGGCACCGTGCAGAAAGTAGCGCCAGCGCGGTCGCACCGGCGCTACTGGACATGGAACTGCAGCCGAATCACTCGGCGTCAGGCGGGTGGCGT encodes the following:
- a CDS encoding alpha/beta fold hydrolase yields the protein MSDQAREKNIAEIKQSLRERLKGAKAPFAVTDEVVASAAIERLTSRDGEHWGSVWEAAGDGLYEAACAHEAAGRREQAREAFLKAYGLYQTGRYPVPNHPKKLACYEKSLRSFIRAGIYFDPPLEAIELPFPGRAGEGSRLPVHVRRRRGAKQPVLLHWGGIDGWKEEGHPISELFLAQGFATVALDMPGTGQAPLPGSLDAQRQFVTVLDWIATQAEFDPSRVAILGRSYGGYWATKVAHCYPERVAAAVNWGGGVHHFFQPQWVMKSQFADSYLMDLAAARARSVGASSSAEYAERVKAFSLLEQGVLDRNHAPILVVNGRDDRQVPVEDVYLLLEHGEPKAVRLFPGGHMGHTPQTLPTIVNWIRHTAGA
- a CDS encoding radical SAM protein; translated protein: MHVLMITVSLLAAAIGLGYLILGRNRYGNANSRPFTQLTARAGSTATGSLTPEPCRTVRVYFIKPSRYDDNGYVQFYRWGVQPNNTLTVLAALNDSYNRNFGSKRNVHLETVIWDEICDGAIGPETIAAIRDKAREDGVELLVGISGVQSNQYPRGRDVALQFVAQGITTVMGGFHVSGYPQSRDFLHSCGVSTAVGEAENYWCDLIEDFLDGQLKPNYSVSEGIRAKTGTGDILVPVITDAQLPMVNDRYLTRFFNDTQTTLDTSRGCPFTCSYCSVKNVMGRTMRSRDPKAVVAWVRDAVFNHGIDSLFLVDDDFFRSPRWDEILTGMVEVKKEFPRLSFMMQVDVDASCFANVAEDEKSSAKHARSQRFVELAARAGCYQAFVGIESLNPENLNHATKYQNTEDRNHRLAAEESRARLLNKYRRVVDNWHKVGISVHAGYMLGFPFDGPDCGKIAARMLKQLGFDIVSFFIMTPLPGTEDQIRYAREGEIIDWDFNNLDSQHVTLKHDRMDRYLWFNAYTEAFKRFYSPARLLHTIFTVAGGRGLSAEARRSVLRQFLYYFFSYRQGRHPMVGGVWQIRRRDLRRAAVTDDEAQRLYLANRRFNAILHGSAEGFAGAPA
- the ptsP gene encoding phosphoenolpyruvate--protein phosphotransferase gives rise to the protein MAGAGERLSLIENITSVAGSVSDLREALDATVEAIAAGMETEVCSLYLLDPAQKRLVLRATVGLDRDSVGKVSMQIDEGLVGLAIETMAPVTVVDAISHPRYKYFPETGEERYHSFLGVPVPGPGGDPLGVLVVQTLRKRRFSATDVRLLKAAGSQLAQMMTNFRLRQSLATKEKERDEYRRRMIEATRQLKGYEKVGGQTRLSTPIKIRRPRLVGLGVSPGFGHGVAHQVGTFLNTIDVNQRSTNHAAEIRRLEDGLSRARGELDALRVRMAALMPESELKIFDAHRLILEDEEFVTRIRQAIESGYTAESALFRVIDEISASMLAMADGYLRERAADFRDVGHRLLRHLRREDSRTPFARPTILVAEELTLSHLTLLSHQNLVGIALQSGGATSHAAILARSFEIPTVVGIEHLMEAVSEGDDLVLDGNTGALYIKPAGDVQREYDRLARQYADFRQALNTKPNEPTVTPDGHQVHLQANIALQNDVQMALRYGAEGIGLFRSEFSFLTYEDFPDENEQVALYSRLLRPVGGRPVTIRTLDLGADKYPSYMRVPREDNPFLGWRSIRVSLEMPAIFKAQLRAILRAAARHNVRLLFPMISSLEELRQARELLTEAQSELYREGIEHNPSLPVGAMIEVPAAVWLAPRMIHEVDFFSIGTNDLIQYLLAADRNNPKVAQLYEPLHPAVLAAISHVYNVGLQAAKEVCICGEMASDPMATLVLIGMGLTELSLSPLFIPVVREIVRKVDYATARLIAHDVLEMATVQKIKGYLIERYRDLDLINLVEMYR